One window of the Micromonas commoda chromosome 9, complete sequence genome contains the following:
- a CDS encoding predicted protein (Encodes a protein with a single ERF): MFGERWIQNGAEAGTSETAREPSERRNVRYLQTHKFVGITRRMEGDKRSCALRPWRAQVNHAGKAYRAPGSFSTAEDAARAYDELVRTLGLTGSKRVNFPQSDGERAYVRSDRKSGGKRASAKKVEEDPIVAPQATFL, encoded by the coding sequence ATGTTCGGCGAGAGGTGGATCCagaacggcgccgaggccggcaCGTCCGAGACGGCGCGCGAGCCCTCCGAGCGCCGCAACGTCAGATACCTGCAGACGCATAAGTTTGTTGGCATCACCCGCCGGATGGAAGGGGATAAGCGCTCGTGCGCGCTGCGTCCGTGGAGGGCGCAGGTGAACCACGCGGGAAAGGCGTACAGGGCACCGGGCTCTTtctccaccgccgaggacgccgcgcgcgcctacgacgagctcgtccgcaCGCTCGGCCTGACGGGCTCCAAGCGGGTAAACTTCCCGcagagcgacggcgagcgcgcgtacGTGCGATCCGACAGGAAGAGCGGGGGGaagagggcgagcgcgaagaaggtcgaggaggatcccatcgtcgcgccccaGGCGACGTTCTTAG
- a CDS encoding predicted protein → MKTTIWRPNVRVTLDEYGEVEDTESGGEEVTKQGTKRKRAPPTKGPCEHGVKSRSKCKVCSACPHGRKRSQCKECGGASICEHGRIRSKCKECGGASICEHGRRRSQCKECGGASICEHSRIRSKCKECGGSGICEHGRRRFSCKECGGSGICEHGRRRSDCKECGGASICVHGRQRSQCKECGGSQICEHGRQRSRCKECGGASICEHGRIRFSCKECGGSQICEHGRRRSRCKECGGSQICEHGRRRHQCKECGGSGICEHGRRRSECKECGGSAICEHGRRRSRCKGCRDNK, encoded by the coding sequence ATGAAGACGACGATCTGGCGGCCGAACGTGAGAGTGACGCTCGACGAGTATGGCGAAGTCGAGGACACAGAGAGCGGTGGTGAGGAGGTGACGAAGcaggggacgaagcggaagagagcccctcccacgaaggggccgtgcgagcacggggtgaagtcTCGGTCGAAatgcaaggtgtgcagcgcttgtccgcacggtcGTAAGCGCTCTcaatgcaaggagtgcggtggtgcatcaatctgcgagcacggtcgtatacgctctaagtgcaaggagtgtggtggagcatcaatctgcgagcacggtcgtcggcgctctcagtgtaaggagtgcggtggtgcatcaatctgcgagcacagTCGTAtacgctctaagtgcaaggagtgcggtgggtctggaatctgcgagcacggtcgtcgccgctttagctgcaaggagtgcggcgggtcaggaatctgcgagcacggtcgtcggcgctctgactgcaaggagtgcggtggtgcatcaatctgcgtgcacggtcgtcagcgctcgcagtgcaaggagtgcggtgggtctcaaatctgcgagcacggtcgtcagcgctctcggtgcaaggagtgcggtggagcatcaatctgcgagcacggtcgtatacgctttagctgcaaggagtgcggtgggtctcaaatctgcgagcacggtcgtcggcgctctcggtgcaaggagtgcggtgggtctcaaatctgcgagcacggtcgtcggcgccatcagtgcaaggagtgcggtgggtctggaatctgcgagcacggtcgtcggcggtctgagtgcaaggagtgtggTGGGTCtgcaatctgcgagcacggtcgtcggcgctctcggtgcaagggCTGTCGAGATAATAAATAA
- a CDS encoding predicted protein — protein sequence MAGKVNPHETSHTTHDEERWESEFEWKIPQFHNMGARGKRHYSSTFMAGGCPWRLSLYPRGNASMKGSRDHVALYLEAADATSAPVGWRRFVEFKLAIVNHKDSLKTIWRSGSHEFNGDTSDGTWGYSQFAVTNVVTSKDGGFVGDGTDGEVTITAGVAVRWTRKHGNDINDRGSATLFGTVAGSLGGQSAMEWRTSDTGLDLPAWIGMKYLAGQGRSHPPSQPSSHIWAFPRDVWIKLRHGSRSYVCKDLLDLSDDDEQTAVVDKMVDKDYNFDKDLGWDARSDYGQYTGEAHLFFEQIRNMRRTRDGGVLGVSPLEVTGLWTAPICRTLLQVAPLGAEMHWQTQALIDGILTDVLVRLCRAAAEVYAGHALKGKMKVKDEGCSRLLDVESQHANPAYPELPSRQAAEAVCRDVYAGIAFNGDATKFEPQYPQDYKDGRLLPLIREPIDPHDDASDDASSCSAPSLIGSDDSDSNDVVSNPEPPVPDEKNRPDYPTFLTAHHMQAAMWAVFPTDLAEHGMNEIKDALEYNVSMWRVKGTKEPEDPNKIVFHPTLVHAAATEIFTHLKDGKGALRYPEGADTKVKQVDVAVNTLLPYCTKAAKVYMAAVLDYISAELVETAHQAAQTATYHRKVKAHFDKMEKEGKVDVSEKERKAFEKETWRKEVKEPNYVLPAHLASALRKDKALGTDLAASASLTFAGVSYASLMSLYTPPQPAAKKTIQKKKADAQLDSAWQKELRKRQKEEAKKEAEKRKKEEKEREKERRRLEKIAEKEAKKATDADRERRENDNGTPADEEVTKLIAARVQARIEKKQIEIGLDTNSGVGGGPFLLMKCMAANELYEGSGVCSCVECLPYVGDGFSSVECLVPLSRYVYMECDKGCKLACHARCYPGLARYNALMNEGDFTNILDSSELANIPYKDGSGDIGPGWFPAHSLACPQCFTRTDGSKFLGGVSARVSAQAMAQKIKQELGITLNGTARVTTELIRAEMWSRGSKTDIFGLEVPPPEPEPEPDTQTEIQPADPDDARQPSAGPTPDHTPEKKKKEKKKKEKPELTAEELEALRRANEEATRLQKEQEAATKARKEAEAEERRREKAEKMAEAQRRAEAKAATEARAAAERTAAAARAVAAQLEVEEEENAEDDEAALKAAKKREKNKAKKERKKAAAKGGGADDTSFGDSPSSSSVSTSTNTTSLTTTATSNATSTASTAVHGHGTSRPFGSERGAGFDANLQRGPPPGFTASAPASESGSADGFFGTGGDGFFGTGGDGVFGTGAAATSAGQRDQLLGRLGHRRSARLSVRERLTLARRITVLGVPKTVPSSQLSAQIEGELARFGSELEHDPPWVLGIQRTESSAAVDFPMCTVAHAALGLRISVPGNPEALTFVKPPDVPEMRDPPSSVTDAIQAAIDAGALAHEDIDDDAWESLHLVDPRVVLQMVQSLAPADGLAGAGGAALVERLDAAEAQWEEDARREEEERVAGGRTGSQTTPTTEPDVSFAPSQPVRGAFEAATSPPAAHHPAGLSQHHPLAAFIQYRGGSDPVSQQSSQHQQHQQHQQHQQHQRHQQHQRHQRLQQPGHQNQPRTAPLQVHCAWVMSNPVIRARWSEPGPAGGCCLSCGAVVPETHRAHCQFPKANEPAAPGGLELDAGLHRLVHMNRAWEPPCVSWRRGYSGADPGADSDAYSDAYSGANAPGVAAPPRSPAQPPQLLGSWSSGSPVATRRSSFGEGSGDGDGGGGGRTGLFTQGGNHPPPGFVGQHPQQVQPQQQWPGRQLPFSQPPPLRGDWSNRALQQQQQQQRQQHQHQLGHLNGGHNGHGHRHDDDNDDAGGGAGLVRAMGAPKFVAPIPRPFNAPAAPSREDEGKQMECPLCTDPMDDTDLEHRPCANCDYNFCLFCFSRLKAGPAEHFKCPACRHPFGNASGSNVNDSGTDSDGDSDASESEIGGAFARAAAAAGRG from the exons ATGGCGGGCAAGGTGAACCCCCACGAAACCAGTCACACGACCCATGATGAGGAACGATGGGAGAGCGAGTTCGAGTGGAAGATACCCCAGTTCCACAACATGGGCGCGCGGGGCAAGAGGCACTACTCGTCAACCTTCATGGCTGGCGGGTGCCCGTGGCGTCTCTCGCTGTACCCTCGCGGCAACGCGAGCATGAAGGGTTCGAGGGACCACGTCGCGCTCTACCTGGAGGCTGCTGATGCGACATCGGCGCCCGTGGGATGGAGACGGTTCGTGGAGTTCAAACTCGCCATCGTCAACCACAAG GATTCCTTAAAGACGATTTGGCGAAGCGGTTCTCACGAGTTCAATGGCGACACCAGCGACGGCACGTGGGGCTACTCCCAATTCGCCGTCACCAACGTCGTCACTTCAAAGGATGGCGGCTTTGTGGGGGATggcaccgacggcgaggtgaccatcaccgcgggcgtcgccgtgagATGGACGCGCAAACACGGTAACGACATCAACGACCGGGGTTCCGCCACGCTGTTCGGTACCGTCGCGGGCTCGCTCGGCGGGCAGTCTGCGATGGAATGGAGGACATCTGATACCGGGCTGGACCTACCCGCGTGGATCGGAATGAAGTACTTGGCTGGGCAAGGACGAAGTCATCCCCCGTCCCAGCCGTCCTCCCATATTTGGGCGTTCCCGCGCGACGTGTGGATCAAGCTACGGCATGGGTCGCGCAGTTACGTCTGTAAGGACCTACTGGACctctcggacgacgacgagcaaACTGCAGTGGTGGACAAGATGGTGGACAAGGACTACAACTTTGACAAGGACCTCGGCTGGGATGCAAGGTCTGATTATGGGCAGTATACGGGCGAGGCCCACCTGTTCTTCGAGCAGATCCGAAATATGAGGCGGACCCGAGATGGCGGGGTGCTTGGCGTATCTCCGCTAGAGGTGACCGGATTGTGGACCGCTCCCATATGCCGCACGCTGCTGCAGGTGGCGCCGCTGGGCGCAGAGATGCACTGGCAGACGCAGGCTCTAATCGACGGCATCCTCACAGACGTGCTGGTCCGTCTgtgccgcgcggcggctgaggtGTACGCGGGACACGCGCTGAAAGGGAAGATGAAGGTCAAGGACGAGGGTTGCTCGCGTCTGCTCGACGTCGAGAGCCAACACGCGAACCCAGCCTACCCCGAGCTGCCGAGCCGCCAAGCTGCCGAGGCGGTGTGCCGAGACGTGTACGCGGGGATTGCATTCAACGGCGACGCAACCAAGTTTGAGCCTCAATATCCCCAGGACTACAAGGACGGTCGTTTGTTACCCCTCATTCGGGAGCCCATCGATCCTCACGACGATGCGTCCGACGATGCGTCCtcgtgctcggcgccgtccctgATTGGCTCGGATGATTCGGACTCGAACGACGTGGTCTCCAACCCTGAACCCCCCGTCCCCGATGAGAAGAATCGCCCCGACTATCCCACCTTTCTCACCGCGCATCACATGCAGGCTGCGATGTGGGCGGTGTTCCCGACTGACCTGGCGGAGCACGGGATGAACGAGATCAAGGATGCGTTGGAGTATAACGTCAGCATGTGGCGGGTGAAGGGCACAAAGGAACCAGAGGATCCCAATAAGATCGTGTTTCACCCGACGCtggtgcacgcggcggcgacggagataTTCACCCACTTGAAGGATGGCAAGGGGGCGTTGCGGTACCCAGAGGGCGCGGATACGAAGGTGAAGCAGGTGGACGTTGCGGTGAACACGTTACTGCCCTACTGCACCAAAGCCGCTAAAGTGTACATGGCAGCAGTTCTCGACTACATCAGCGCAGAGCTGGTGGAGACGGCGCACCAGGCGGCACAGACGGCGACGTACCACCGCAAGGTAAAGGCGCACTTCGACAAGATGGAGAAGGAGGGCAAGGTCGACGTGTCGGAGAAGGAACGGAAGGCCTTTGAGAAGGAAACATGGCGTAAGGAGGTCAAGGAACCCAACTACGTCCTACCCGCGCACCTCGCATCCGCCCTGCGGAAGGATAAGGCGCTCGGcaccgacctcgcggcgtccgcttCACTCACGTTTGCCGGCGTCTCGTACGCGTCGCTCATGTCGCTGTACACACCCCCGCAGCCCGCGGCCAAGAAGACGATCCAAAAGAAAAAAGCGGACGCGCAGCTCGACAGCGCGTGGCAGAAGGAACTTCGCAAGCggcagaaggaggaggccaagaaggaggccgAGAAGcgcaagaaggaggagaaggaacgcgagaaggagcgccggcggcttgagaagatcgcggagaaggaggcgaagaaggcgactGATGCGGATCGCGAACGAAGAGAGAATGATAATGGCAcgcccgccgacgaagaGGTGACCAAActgatcgccgcgcgggtccagGCACGGATCGAGAAGAAGCAGATTGAAATTGGGCTGGACACAAAttcgggcgtcggcggcggtccctTTCTGCTGATGAAATGCATGGCCGCGAATGAATTGTACGAGGGCAGTGGGGTGTGCAGCTGCGTTGAGTGCCTGCCGTACGTTGGCGACGGGTTCAGCAGCGTGGAGTGCCTCGTGCCGCTATCCAGGTACGTGTACATGGAGTGCGACAAGGGATGTAAGTTGGCGTGTCACGCGCGGTGCTACCCAGGACTTGCCAGGTACAACGCCCTGATGAACGAAGGAGATTTTACGAACATCCTCGACAGCTCGGAACTGGCCAACATACCGTACAAGGACGGTAGCGGCGACATAGGGCCCGGGTGGTTCCCCGCACACTCCCTAGCGTGTCCGCAATGCTTCACGCGCACTGATGGGTCCAAGTTCCTTGGTGGGGTCTCTGCTCGGGTCTCTGCTCAAGCCATGGCTCAAAAGATCAAACAAGAGCTAGGAATAACCTTAAACGGTACTGCCAGGGTGACCACCGAGCTGATTCGAGCCGAGATGTGGAGCCGGGGCTCCAAGACCGACATCTTCGGTCTGGAGGTTCccccgcccgagcccgagccggagCCCGACACTCAGACGGAGATCCAACCCGCTGACCCAGACGACGCGCGGCAACCGTCCGCGGGGCCGACGCCAGACCACACCCCGGAGAAGAaaaagaaggagaagaagaaaaaAGAGAAACCAGAActcaccgccgaggaactcgaggcgctgcgacgcgcgaacgaggAGGCCACAAGGCTGCAGAAGGAacaggaggcggcgacgaaggcgcggaaggaggccgaggccgaggagcgcAGAAGGGAAAAGGCTGAGAAGATGGCAGAggcgcagcgccgcgccgaagccAAGGCCGCCACCGAGgcgcgggccgccgccgagcgcacggcggcggccgctcgcgccgtcgccgcgcagctcgaggtggaggaagaggagaacgcggaggacgatgaggcggcgctgaaggCTGCAAAGAAACGGGAGAAAAATAAGGCAAAGAAGGAGCGtaagaaggcggcggccaaggggggcggcgccgacgacaccTCCTTTGGtgactcgccgtcgtcatcctcggtGTCCACGTCCACCAACACCACCTCCTTGACCACCACCGCCACGTCCAACgccacgtccaccgcgtccaccgcggttcACGGTCACGGAACGTCGCGACCTTTCGggtccgagcgcggcgccgggttcgACGCTAACCTTCAGAGGGGTCCACCGCCGGGGTTCACCGCGTCTGCACCGGCATCCGAGTCGGGCTCGGCGGATGGATTCTTCGGGACCGGGGGAGATGGATTCTTCGGGACCGGGGGAGATGGGGTCTTTGGGACCGGGGCAGCCGCGACCTCCGCCGGCCAACGCGATCAACTCCTCGGGCGGCTCGGGCATCGTCGGTCCGCGCGGTTGTCGGTCCGCGAGAGGCTCACGCTGGCGAGGAGGAtcaccgtcctcggcgtgcCCAAAACGGTGCCATCCTCGCAGCTCTCGGCGCAGATCGAGGGCGAGCTTGCACGGTTCGGCTCCGAGCTCGAACACGACCCGCCGTGGGTCCTGGGCATCCAACGGACCGAAAgttccgccgccgtcgattTCCCCATGTGCACcgtggcgcacgcggcgctcgggctCCGGATCTCCGTCCCGGGGAACCCCGAAGCCTTGACTTTCGTTAAGCCCCCCGACGTGCCCGAGATGCGGgacccgccgagctcggtgaCGGACGCGATCCAGGCGGCGAttgacgccggcgcgctggcccacgaggacatcgacgacgacgcctggGAGTCGCTGCACCTGGTGGACCCTCGCGTGGTCCTGCAGATGGTCcagtcgctcgcgcccgcggatggactcgcgggcgcggggggtgccgcTCTTGTCGagcggctcgacgccgcggaggctcagtgggaggaggacgctcggcgcgaggaggaggaacgcgtcgcgggtggTCGGACGGGATCGCAaacgactccgacgacggaACCGGACGTTTCGTTTGCGCCGTCCCAGCCCGTTCgaggcgcgttcgaggctgcgacgtccccgcccgcggctcaCCACCCCGCGGGACTGTCGCAGCAccacccgctcgccgcgttcatccagtaccgcggcggatccgatCCCGTCTCGCAGCAATCGTCGCAGCACCAGCAGCACCAGCAGCACCAGCAGCACCAGCAGCACCAGCGGCACCAGCAGCACCAGCGGCACCAGCGGCTCCAGCAGCCCGGGCACCAAAACCAGCCCCGGACCGCCCCGCTGCAGGTGCACTGCGCGTGGGTGATGAGCAACCCCGTCATTCGCGCGCGTTGGTCCGAGCCGGGTCCGGCGGGGGGATGCTGCCTCAgctgcggcgccgtcgtgccGGAGACACACCGAGCGCACTGCCAGTTTCCGAAAGCGAACGAGccagccgcgccgggcgggctggagctcgacgcggggcTGCACAGGCTGGTGCACATGAACCGCGCGTGGGAACCACCGTGCGTGAGCTGGAGGCGCGGCTACTCGGGTGCCgacccgggtgccgactcggACGCCTACTCGGACGCCTACTCGGGTGCAaacgcgcccggcgtcgccgcgccgccgaggtcgccggcgcagccgccgcagcTCTTGGGTTCGTGGTCGAGCGGGTCGCCCGTCGCCACGCGCCGGAGCTCGTTCGGGGAAGGAagcggcgatggcgatggcggcggcggcggcaggacGGGGCTTTTCACCCAGGGTGGTaaccacccgccgccggggttcgTCGGCCAGCATCCTCAGCAGGTGCAGCCTCAGCAGCAGTGGCCTGGGAGGCAGCTCCCGTTCAGCcagcccccgccgctgcgAGGGGACTGGTCCAACCGCGCtctgcagcagcagcagcaacaaCAACGACAGCAACATCAACATCAGCTCGGGCACCTCAACGGCGGCCACAACGGCCACGGGCAccgccacgacgacgacaacgacgatgccggcggcggcgctggcctGGTGAGGGCCATGGGCGCCCCAAAGTTTGTAGCGCCGATTCCCCGCCCGTTcaacgcgcccgccgcgccttcTCGAGAAGATGAGGGGAAACAGATGGAGTGCCCGCTGTGCACAGATCCGATGGACGATACGGACTTGGAGCACAGGCCGTGCGCCAACTGCGACTACAACTTCTGTCTCTTCTGCTTCTCGAGGTTGAAGGCCGGTCCGGCGGAGCATTTCAAGTGTCCGGCCTGCCGACACCCGTTTGGGAACGCGAGCGGATCGAACGTGAACGATTCGGGCACGGATTCGGACGGCGACAGCGACGCGTCTGAGTCTGAGATTGGCGGTGCGTTTGCCAGAGCCGCAGCAGCGGCTGGGAGGGGGTGA
- a CDS encoding predicted protein, producing the protein MSTLASMRCLAATSTSGRPHERTTSSSAGAPGRTTNARRHPIVGDGLLRRLSRATIAVGSAAALALTDPSPVFALGIIDAFAPVPPRAVTFEEVAAHDAPEACYMGLAIGRRTLDDSIVVYDMTGFLSRHPGGYERVARNCGTVNCAWEMRYKGHRFFALDDSRLGFAVRARGGVALGTLTEYSNGSCLE; encoded by the coding sequence ATGTCGACCCTTGCGTCGATGCGatgcctcgcggcgacctccACCTCTGGAAGACCCCACGAACGAACGACATCATCCTCCGCCGGAGCTCCCGGCCGCACGACGAACGCACGGCGCCACcccatcgtcggcgacgggttGTTGCGTCGCCTctcccgcgcgacgatcgctgttggaagcgccgccgccctcgcgctgacCGACCCATCACCAGTCTTCGCGCTCGGCatcatcgacgcgttcgcgccaGTACCCCCGAGGGCCGTCACGTtcgaggaggtggccgcTCACGACGCACCGGAGGCCTGTTACATGGGTCTGGCGATCGGAAGGCGAACTCTGGACGACTCCATCGTGGTCTACGACATGACCGGCTTCCTGTCCAGGCACCCCGGCGGGTACGAACGCGTGGCGCGGAACTGCGGGACGGTGAACTGCGCGTGGGAGATGAGGTACAAGGGCCACAGGTTCTTCGCCCTGGACGACTCGAGGCTCGGGTTCGCGGtgcgtgcgcgcgggggggtcGCGCTCGGGACGCTGACCGAGTATAGCAACGGGTCGTGCCTGGAGTGA
- the FBAI.1 gene encoding fructose bisphosphate aldolase class i (secretory signal peptide predicted by TargetP; SignalP and ChloroP do not indicate any transit peptide. putatively cytosolic) codes for MACFKSTYADELVATAAAMSVPGKGVLAADESTGTIGKRFDGIGVENVEENRRAYRELLFTTDGFEKYCSGVIMFEETLFQSCKDGTAFVDLLKSKGIIPGIKVDKGVVPLPGNTRGETTTSGLDGLGERCAKYYAQGARFAKWRAVLTIGDTLPSPQCLDDNARCLARYAAICQQNGLVPIVEPEILTDGAHGIDKCAEVTERVLSCVFAHLAQHGVMLEGMILKPNMVTPGAQSNAGASRAEVAAATVTALRRTCPAAVPGVLFLSGGQSEEDATAHLDLMNKASSEARKNPWTLSFSYGRALQTSCLKAWLGNESNVAAAQAALLRVSEANSKASLGQC; via the coding sequence ATGGCGTGCTTCAAGTCGACGTACGCTGACGAGCTcgtggccaccgccgccgccatgtcAGTCCCGGGCAagggcgtcctcgccgcggacgaatCCACCGGCACGATCGGCAAGAGGTTCGACGGCATCGGCGTGGAGAACGTCGAGGAGAACCGCCGGGCGTACCGCGAGCTGCTGTTCACCACCGACGGGTTCGAGAAATACTGCAGCGGCGTGATCATGTTCGAGGAGACCTTGTTTCAGTCCTGCAAAGACGGCACCGCGTTCGTCGATCTGCTCAAGTCCAAAGGCATCATCCCGGGCATCAAGGTTGACAAAGGCGTGGTGCCCCTCCCCGGCAACACCCGGGGCGAGACCACCACGTCCGGCCtggacggcctcggcgagcggtGCGCGAAGTACTACGCGCAGGGCGCGAGGTTCGCCAAgtggcgcgcggtgctcacCATCGGAGACACCCTTCCATCCCCTCAGTGCCTCGACGACAACGCGCGGTGCCTGGCGAGGTACGCGGCGATATGCCAGCAAAACGGTTTGGTGCCCATCGTCGAGCCGGAGATCCTCacggacggcgcgcacggcATCGACAAGTGCGCGGAGGTGACCGAGCGCGTGCTGTCGTGCGTgttcgcgcacctcgcgcagcACGGGGTCATGCTGGAGGGCATGATCCTCAAGCCGAACATGGTGACGCCCGGGGCGCAGTcaaacgcgggcgcgtcgcgggcggaggtggcggcggcgacggtgacggcgctTCGACGGacgtgccccgcggcggtcccgGGCGTCCTGTTCCTCTCGGGCGGGCagagcgaggaggacgccaccGCCCACCTGGATTTGATGAATAAGGCTTCTTCCGAGGCGAGGAAGAACCCGTGGACTCTCTCGTTTTCGTACGGCAGGGCGCTGCAGACGTCGTGTCTCAAGGCGTGGCTCGGGAACGAgtcgaacgtcgccgcggcgcaggcggcgctcctcAGGGTGTCGGAGGCCAACTCGAAGGCGTCGCTCGGTCAGTGCTGA
- a CDS encoding predicted protein, with the protein MCTVGARWFDAPTHARVSCPRATRRTRATRLVKPPVANGDHPRDVVASANNEQLAGSRRGLLAASAFLSASSLLPVDAARALALTTIPDDDQRYMVGVFRRGVPSFEDWYGMTFGDRARAIKLVKRFGIVRTLVGGNDAMWSDNKAHAVHVFPVSKYDEIHKWHATENEWWPDIALSAARAAQLQTQEKFNGLDDTATLKGPPDAFYFTPSVIADATGGAQGVDVLLKTPAKVGSGVAYVETGLGSAGRGSFGAWASDVLGGSASSEAANGKVKILASVGGASVGGAGDRAAALHWFKSEFKAKAYAFDFPSDGVWAAKKKEGGVSAPFHSDNFRVVHDIFW; encoded by the coding sequence ATGTGCACGGTGGGCGCGAGGTGGTTCGACGCGCCGacacacgcgcgcgtctcgtgtccgcgcgcgacgaggcgcacgcgcgcgacgcgcctcgtGAAACCCCCGGTCGCGAACGGCGACCACCCCCGCGATGTCGTCGCGTCAGCCAACAACGAACAACTGGCGggatcgcgtcgcgggctcctcgccgcgtccgcgttcctctccgcgtcctcgctcctccccgtcgaTGCCGCACGCGCCCTGGCGCTGACGACCATCCCGGACGACGATCAGAGGTACATGGTCGGCGTGTTCCGACGCGGCGTGCCGTCGTTCGAGGACTGGTACGGAATGACCTttggcgaccgcgcgagaGCCATCAAACTGGTCAAGCGCTTCGGCATCGTGCGCACGCTGGTGGGCGGGAACGACGCGATGTGGAGCGACAACAAGGCGCACGCCGTGCACGTCTTCCCGGTGTCCAAGTACGACGAGATACACAAGTGGCACGCCACGGAGAACGAGTGGTGGCCGGACATCGCGctgtccgcggcgagagccgcgcAACTTCAGACGCAGGAGAAGTTCAACGGCCTCGACGACACCGCCACGCTCAAGGGACCGCCCGACGCCTTCTACTTCACGCCGAGCGtgatcgcggacgcgaccggcggcgcaCAGGGCGTGGACGTCCTGTTGAAGACCCCGGCGAAGGTTGGATCCGGGGTTGCGTACGTGGAGACGGGTTTGGGATCCGCGGGAAGAGGCTCGTtcggcgcgtgggcgagcGACGTGCTCGGGGGAAGCGCGTCCTCCGAGGCGGCCAACGGCAAGGTGAAGATACTCGCGTCCGTGGGTGGGGCGTCCGTGGGCGGGGCCGGGgacagggcggcggcgttacACTGGTTCAAATCGGAGTTTAAGGCGAAGGCGTACGCGTTTGATTTTCCGTCGGACGGCGTAtgggcggcgaagaagaaggagggcggcgtgTCCGCGCCCTTCCACTCCGATAACTTCAGGGTGGTGCACGACATATTCTggtga